The sequence TTAGCACTCGACGAGGGACAATGGAAATTACTACAGTCAAACACCAGCACACTCAGGGTTTTCAATTCGTTCTGAagtatgtggcacttacaaggtagGGGGAACCAATGACATGGAGGTGCATTGAGGGAGGGAGGTGTCCACACTCCCACtggaaaatattgaaaaaagGGATAAAGGTGGTGCATTCTGGCACATTTCTGCATGGTTTAAACTAGagtagtagtggtctgcttgtagtgtctgacaaaagTACTCCATTACTGCAacaaagcagttttgttttaGCACTGCTCACAAGACAAGAACAACAATTTACTTTAGGATCATTAAGTCCCCTGCAGTACAAGACTGgctaaaataaaccaaacaaaaataaatgatttgctaagaaaaaaaaaatttttaatacCGATACAAAATATCCTCTTTCATTTAAATATACTCCCTACTGCTTTAAATCACATGTTATACAGAGTAGTGTGCAAAACCTCAGGACCACGTCACTAAAAATTACCTTTGGAAGCTATAAAACTGGATCGTAAGCAGTCTGTATTCTAAAGAGGTTGAGTGCACAGATAGCtgaactatggaagaatgtagtaaccATCCATATATAAATcaacaatagtttaaatattgtctATCAGAGATTATCCTTTCTATTTGATTTATTATCGCTATTCCTCAATTTAGTTGCACATTACTCTCATATTGCATACTATAATGGGTAatgacaacatatttatttagttgatgcctttatccaaggcaacccATCTATTTAATAACGGATTTATTTTGCTTCAGTCTCATAACTGAAGATAGTTAAAAACATAGATGATACTATTTATAAATTAGATTCATGCAACACACAGATGGAATTAAGGCTTAGGCTATTTGAACATGAACAGAATGAAAAAACAGGGCAAGATTTATACTGTATAGAGACCAAGCAGCTGAAGCTgcttctgaacaaaataaatcaatactgtgTAACAATACACATTAATCCAAGTTACATGTCACAAACACCAGTTCATGACATGTGCACAGTTTGTcaagatttttaaatatacttcaagcaatattaatgcatttatgtttttatgtgtatAACATacccaattttattttaaataaacctcaataaaataactttttataagAAATGTTGGTGTCTATTGGTACCAAGTATTAGAGTCTGACCcctatttattttgaaagtttgGCGTGCTGTCTCTCCAAACTCTCTtcctcagatcttcctctcccaTTTGTCTTCTGACATCAGCTGACAAGGGATCAGCTGATATCCCAACATACTTTTCTTCTTAAAAGAGACGGCATCTATACATGACATAAACCCAtcataataaaaaaggaatacatttgttttttgggtACAACACCcgaaaataattgtaatttttttttttaataaaagtagttGGCGCAAATACTGTTTTAGATGGTGGATCACGCCGGTCAgcagcttattttgaaaaccctcaGCACACTTTCTTTCTGACTTAAAACACTCTCCACCATTCAGTGCTGGACTGGTACTGGTAACCAGAATCAGCTTTGACtcttgcatgcaaaaaaaagaaCTGCACCGTACACCTCAGCTCACAGATTCCTAAACTTTTTAGCACAAAGACACCCTTCATATTACTCCTAGGACGTCAGACTGTGTCCTTTGTCtgcaataaaacatatatatatatatacatacatacatacatacatacatatatatacacacacacacacacacggatattttcaaagcttggtatCTTATGTTAAGTAAACAACATTTTGTACTTCATTACTTATTACACTACAGACATGTAAAGAGGTCTAGTAAATTAGCAAATTTAACAAGGCCTTGATGCCTTATGATTATGTCAGGGTTGCAAAtgcattcctttatttatttttaatcttaccTTAGAAGCTGGCTTCGTACGGTTAGGCTCTTGTTTAGGTTGTGGTGGTCcttgctgttgatttaaaaataaatgataaataaataaataaacaaataagtaaatacatgaaTTACTTTAAGCCTCAGatgttatcatttaaaaaaaaaaaaaaaaaaaaaaaaaaaaaaaaaaagaaaagaaaatgcatgtcATTGTTTCCatgtaaaaataagcaaatatagGCTAGATTTAAGAAAAAATCAAATGTAAGTGCGGGGAAATTCCAAtattcaggatttaaaaaaaaaaaaaaaaacacaagatataGATGTATTATTACTAATTGAGAGTTATGTATCTATCAGGATGCACAATAATAACTGCAGGAAATTAGTACAGATCTTACCTTTTCATAGAATACAACCTTCTAGTTTAGTTGAAAAATAATAGACATTAAATAGGCAAGACTAGTCTGTGTTTTAGCAGAATGCCACTGTTTCTCTGCAGATCATCTTACAACCAATGCAGAGTTGCGGAGGCATTTCCTGTAGACTACTGTATCTAGTCTATTGCAGTAGACCTACAGCATAATTATTACTACAATCATccttacaaattatttatttagcagaagcctttatccaaggcaaattacagagactagggtgtgtgagctatgcatcagctgcacagtcacttacaacatctcacccgaaagacggagcacaaggaggttaagtgacctgctcagggtcacacagtgagcgaGCTGGGATTTgcacctcttggttacaagcccttttctttaacgaCTGAACCACACAGCTTCCTATACAAATACCATAAACCCTAAATTACTGTAAGGAATTAAGACAATTCTGCCACTTACTGCTAAGATTCTTGAAGATCTTCGTGTTGCCTAAAAATCAAAAGACAATGCCAATTAGGAATAAAAAGACCATCAGCCAGTCATTACAGCTACGGCATCTCAATAATACTCAATTGGCAGAGTAATTTAGGAGAGGTCTGTACTTGGAGCTTCCAGGAAACTGCTACATGCATCTTTCAAAAGGACAATTCACAACACTGCCAGGAAGTTCAAAGCAAACCAGCACACAGCCAATtgcatgcgcatatctcaaaataatacCAACAGTGCttactgcagcatgcaaacagCGTTTGGTAACTAAATGCGaaacaatggaataaaatggttacatAATAATTGAATGTGTGgtattggtatgtatagggtttgctGTGTCAATATGAAAAAATTGATTAtactgcttttgtatttttagcagcactagcaataaaaagtatgtttctGCGAGCGTACGCTctgacttttgtttttaatcccacaatagattattatttttattttttttttatttatttttttttacattcaactGTAGGCCTATTTATTCTCCATAACTACGCGTATGTGTATCGCTTCGAGAATGGACAAGCGTCACACGAATTACAATGTTTTGAGTTGTGACTGGTAAAGCACTTAGGTGATCAGTCACTGTGATGGGCAGCAGTTTTTCCTTGCGGAAACACCGACAAATTTGGTTACAATGAAGCTATCGTgaatttattctatttattttctgtagataaaacatatttaacaccattattttaacatttcaaatggAGTGCTATGTCAGATAACAAAGGATGTCACAGGTGCTGCACATCAGGGTTTCAGGTGGCAGAATGAGAATGTCTTTGGCATAAAGGTTTGGGTTCCAGAACATACAAGTCATTCTTTACTTTACTTACCGCTGGCGCTATTAGTTTTTTCGAGTCTTTGCTATCAGCAGCTTCCTCAGACTGTGAAGAAAAAAGTAAAGCATcatatttaaatatctctgtaTTTATCCACTGGATGGATGTATTCAAATTATTGAAAGAAATATGGACTTTAGGTAAAACCCTCCTGCTCTGAGTCTTCTCTTCactttgcagggatggaaataagcctcctattgcatagcagtttctcctattccaggttttaatatgtgctctATTATCCCCAGTGTATAGACAACATgctcaggtgtgttattaaagtcacagtaaaaccagcaatggtTCAAACTGAAGAATAGAAAGAGGTGGGTGTAAGGCCTTACTgtccaaaaaatacatttaaaaaagttatccttttatttattatttaactacACATCTACAGCAGTGCACAGTTCCCTTGCTTAgaaggcttggtggtccagtgattaaaaaaaaatgggcttgataccaggaggtctCCAATTCAAACCCagccactcactgtgtgaccctgagcaagtcgcttaaccttcttgtgctgtCCACAGATGAGAACCGAGGTCCTATTATAAGCGACTCTGGAGCAGTTgtttgatgcatagttcaccccctagtctctgcaagtcccTAAACAACCAATAATTATCTCAACCGTCATGCAAACACCTGTCTATATCTTCCACCCATGTGTGCCTCTCATCACCAACTAATTAGTGCTAAAGTAGCTTAGGGGATTTCCTGATTTTACGGGGCTCGACTAACAGTCCCTGTTGTCTTGTTCTGCAAAACAACGCGTCTAACATTACCATGCGTTACGATCGAACCCTCTCAGGTTGATTCCAGAACGCTTAGTTTTGTGTCTGCCGACTCTTCTCCATGCGCCCTTGGGCTTGACTGGCTCTCTAAATCCCTACCCCCACTGCGACCAGCCCTGGGTTTCTGTCTTCTGATTGACTGACACGAGAGTTAGTTACATACGGGTTTGTAacaggaggggaggaggaggctgtAGGTTTAaatatggcatatatatatatatgtatataatataactatgtatatacatacatacatacacacacacacacacacacacacacacacacacacacacacacacacacacacacactacatcaaccgatgaaaaaacaacaaatccgCCTACGAACTAAAAGGACAACAGAGTAATTGTGCACTAATACACACCGACTGAGCTTGCATGCTCAAACATTGCACACCGGCGTGGCTCCGTGCAAAATGACATTCACGGAGCACATAAGTAAACTCGCAGCCGCTTAAcaattcgaaaaaaaaaaaaaaataattatgacaGCGAGTACAACAACCAGTTACTACCAACATCCATGGAGCGAAAGCCAAgtggccatttaaaaaataaaagtttaatatCAATTCACCTGTTAGGCATATTAAACTAGTTACAGCTCAATATATCTTTTTCTAACTAAAGCACTAGTGTTGttaaatttaataaacacacacgcaTTACTTACACTCCTCTTCGGCATGTTATGgcgttgtaaaataaaaactgttcagTAGATACAAGACGCTCTGCAAAGATCGCCCGACGCACAAGTTTCTAACTAACAGAAATACAGGATCAATACCTAAACGCGTCCAACCATAACATGTTAATAATATGCAGTCCTCCCACTCTGCCCCTTGTCACCCATTGGccagtaacacaaaatagaaTGCATGTAGTACAAACAGATTGGGTTACCTTATCGCATATGTTAATCACTTGGCCTGGTCCATTGGTTCTGAGTTGATTACTGGTCCTCTACGTTGCGATGATTGGCCGGGAGATTCACATTTTCAAATATTCTATTGGTTAAGATAAGAATAACTATAGCGCAAGGATTTGTGACGCATTTGTCTGTGGTTAAGAATGTGGTGACTAATTCTAGTAGCAGCTGTAACCGTAGTGTGAGAGGgacattttcttcatttaaaaacaccaTGTTGGGAAAATGTCTTGCGGGTGTATATATGTCGTTATGTTTGTTAGACATTTTAGAATAGCAGTAACAATGAATGGAAATAGTGcatgaaatgtaatttttgaaaaTATCTAAAAGCAGCTTATTCCACAAAACAATTGTTGCTTGTTACATTTGATCTATTTCCGTGTGTAAGAAGCAAGGTTAGCTGTGTTGGGATTGTATTCTTCAATTCTGGTGATATTTAaatctgctgtttgtttaaaattttaaatcctCCCACCATGAGAAACAAACTAACTGTGTTCCTTTTTATGGCTCTTCTCTATTtcgttgtttttaatttattgatctGTAAATCAGATTGCTCAAAGTTTTGTGTCTTTATTTCAACCAGTATCGCCTTTTGGTACAGAGAAGACTACCATTTCCCTCAACACCAGGCTTGCACCCTTCCCTGAGGACTGATTTTGAATGTATTCCTAAGCAACCGCTTCATGGTTTGAGGTGGTTTCCCATATGTCCTGTTTCAGGTGTTTTGACCTAGCTTCTTCTGTTTGCTGTATACCCTGGGGATTTTGTGTGCAATAGTTTGCTGGTATCAGAGAGTTTAATGCATAATGCCAGCAAACTACTGTAGTGTTGTAAAGACCTTAAAATACATTCAGATAACATTCCATTCTGGCATCTGTAggcatgtttaattatttatttatttatttatttatttttgcattcctgtaacacaaaacactaaaaactaatgGAAGAGCAGGGAAAGGGGTTTGATTAGGGTGTGTTTCATAATTTAACATGAGTAAGgttctctggtgctaaactttcaaaacagttttcacCAGTTTTGCAACCCTGATATTAGTCTTCACATATCCTAAGCTTTAACATTGTTTTGGTATCACATTTTATGCTTGTACTATTTTAAGATAGACCTTATGTCTGTAATCTCTCCAAATATGTCTGACACTGACACAGcaatttcttctatttttttaaaaagtgggttATTTTTACAAGTAGTCAGGGCTGTTcttggtgttctttttttttttctaatgttattCCTGTAAAACAGCAGAGAATTAGAAAAATATTAAGACCAAAGAATACCAGAAAAGGGAATTAAAATATAGTGTAGTGACACCTACTGTGGAGAGGCCAGACAGCAGCTGTTATTAACAAGAAACAACCCTTCCAGTCAACCTGCTCTTCACTCAGCAATAAAACCAGTTATCAAGCTACTTGATTTACACCAGCGAATGAAGAGTGACATGTCCCTTGCTACAGTATTAGAAGGGTAGCAATTCTAAAGTGTCCATTTGTGAGGACCTACTGTATATATTCAAGTCCAGGCTTCGCTGAGCCAGTACTGAATGCAGTCCACAGCAATTTAACAACACCAATCAATCGCTATAAGAAGGTAAAAGAGTTGCATATTATATTTAAAGCATACCCTAGTAAAGAGAAAAGATAATCAGGCAGATAAATAATACAGCTACAAGACACTAGTTCTGGTTCCATTTTAATGATCGATATAGTGGTGAATATGAATACTGTGGCTCTAGAATTTATAAACCTGATTGTTTCGAGTACCGTTTCACTGGATTTTGTTAATAAGCGAATCAATAAATCACCACTGAAGGAAATCCCAGCTGACATTAGAGTGAGTGTATTTAAATGACACTGTTCCAGTCATTATGATAGACTGCCTGTCTGTATGAAACCCCTAGTGAAAATCACCTTTTAGCTTATATtctatgttaaatatttttactatttgtttatttgtagagTGTTGTTTATGAATAGTTATGCTGGATAGAGTTTATAAGCATATTATGTTGCTGTCAGACTTGTGTTGGAAATCAGTTTTAttcagtttattgttttgtaagaaTCTCATTAAATAATATTCAGTAATACTTAATCATGTTTGCATTAGCTTAATTGGATTGGTCTCTGTAGGCATATTTGCAAACATCCAGTGTACAACATGTGTCTCTCAAGGGATCAATAAAGATTGGCAATTCACACATCTTCTGTAACCAAACATTGCAAACAACTGGGAGGATCTTGAAACCTTGGAAAATAAGTGGGTTATATGATTTCACAAATGctggttatttatttacaaacttttTGCTTTAATGCTGTTAAAGGTATTTCAGGTTCATGTTTTACGTTACCTTACATCATCTCATCTAAAATTCAGCAAAGGATCGAAAGATATTAGCGAGTAAGTGTGCTTCAGATCTAGTACGTATTACgcaaaggaaaatataaaaatgtgtttttctctgaTGTGCCCGTGTAATCACAACATGAATGTTTCACTGTAGACTGTATGCTTTTAACACTGTTAAAGAGCACATTCTTCATGATTTACTTCTCTCGAGACCTTTAATGCTTGAACGTAAAGCTATCACACTGAGAGGAAGGTAAGTGAGGCCTCCCAAAGTTTatagtttcattttctttgtgtggtTGGTCGCCATGGTCGCAGAGGTATCTTAGGTGATGAAGTGAGCAGAAGGAATGAGCATGCATTGATAATACTGAATGTGTACACCACCTTAATGAAGACAATCTAAGGTTAGTAAATACCTGCAGGCATGCCGCATAGGATTAAAGATACGTATACATATCATTTCAACAGCCACACTACTTTACAAGACTTAATTGAGGAAGCCCGTACCTGAAGCTTGTGGGATGGTATTGCAGCTTCACTTTGAGGACTGTTACACACAGGAGCAGTCGATCTCCATACTGTGGTTGTGGATGAAGAAGTATTTCACTCGTGCtgtttgaaacacatttattCTTCTGCTCCTTAAGTTACAGCATAGCCAATGGCAGATGACCAATTGGTTTATCCGAAAAGATTTTGTTAAATGGTTGTTACCAGTTGACATGATGAACATCCCCTCAATCAGTTGGCAAGGCTTGTCTACAGAAggctcactctctcacacacacacactgcaatgcaaTGGTATAATACTGGAACACATGCTAAAGAAGAGCAGAGTTCTTGCAAGTCATACCACTGCTAACATAAAAGCTATGACTAAACCTGTGTAGTGGTATTCCCTTTCAGCTTCCTAGGTTACTGAAAACGACCCAAGACCATGAGTTACACATGATCAGAGGCAATACTGAATCTCTGGTTGCCCCTTACTGTATATGCAGTGAATAAGATTCATGGGAAACAAGGGCAATGATGAACAATATAAAGTAGAAAAAagttgaatgtatttatttaggtatACACGGCTAGCAATTATACAGCAAGTATGACTATAGgatttattttgctcttaaacCTTGTAAATTCAATGACTGGTAGGATTTTGTttgctactgtatataaatactaTTGTCAGAATATTCTAAAGAACTGCGTGAAGTCATGAATCAGAGTTATTTGTTCACAAACTCATGTCAAACAGTACAATTTGAATGTGAGGTCAGATGAGAGCACTCCAAATTCTTCCACCAGCGAGAACCTGCCCCAAATGCCACAATAGAAAATACTGTTGGTGTAACAAAATAGACACAAATGGGCTCTGATCTTTATTTTCCGAAGACAAAGTGTGTGCTTTTGTATCTCACTGCACAATAGTGCACTGTCAGGAATGTGTCTGTATTGTTCTCTCAGGCATCAGCTACAGTATGTGGCCAATGTGAAATGTGTCATAACAGAAACATGGGAAAGTGCAGTTATACAATTTggccaaaaaaaattaaaatacatttaactaaAATACAGCCTTTTCAAGATAACACAAAACAAGTGTCACATGTTCAAGCATACACAATAACCACTGTGGAAACATGGCTCACTCTGgaacaaatgtataacatgtgtggttttattttgttatctttaGTGCAATCATAATACAACACCTTCACTATTataaagtgaacttgtttcataTGTTGTACAGGAACAGGGTATTAGAGTGTACATAATACATTTAGCATTGTGACAAGtagcacaaaaacaaaattggCTCTCTGCATTATTATTGCTAGTAATGCACTGAAACAATTGTTGTTTGCTTTAGAATGATGTTTACATTATTCATCTTAACCACAGCGGGAAAATGCTAAACTGCTTTTCTGTGCAGAACAGTCAATTACATTAcgacacatacagtatgtttacTGATCTTCTATTAATGAAATAAAGGAAATTACACCACATCTGAACTCAAGGCTCTTTTAAAAATCCTAATACTTAATTTATACTTGACATAGGaagattttaataaaagtaaCATTATGTTCTTGTGTGACTGTCATGATGAAGTGTGTGGCACTGGCATATGAAACAAGCTGCTAGTAAACAGAAGTTGAGAAAAGAACACAAACACATGACTCCATTGTCACATAAAAGACTACATAAAACTTccactgtcagtcaaaacactaACCAGAAACAAACTGTAATCATAacgcatttatttaaaatcacattCTTAGTCATGTCACAAAATGACATCCAATCTGAGAATACcggtaacacaaatatacatatattgaaAATAATTCTAAACCACAACAAATGTAATCTTCTAATTTAATGGAATGGTATGTGAAACCCacagtaattacaataattacaaaatgtgtgtaaaaaatCCTGTTGAAGGTTTAAAGGAATTTGACCTTCCAGCATGCCTTTGGTAAAACCGACCACTAACAAAGTTCTA is a genomic window of Polyodon spathula isolate WHYD16114869_AA chromosome 6, ASM1765450v1, whole genome shotgun sequence containing:
- the hmgn3 gene encoding high mobility group nucleosome-binding domain-containing protein 3 isoform X3 — encoded protein: MPKRSSEEAADSKDSKKLIAPAATRRSSRILAQGPPQPKQEPNRTKPASKKQAGEKAPAKGKKGAKKDDQPAEGPVPAENGETKNEEAQKTDSAGDKNE